Below is a window of Perca flavescens isolate YP-PL-M2 chromosome 12, PFLA_1.0, whole genome shotgun sequence DNA.
caagaaacgtacgagcacatctctggtaaacacaagaattaaagtggtgcttttgcatgactctttgcggagaaactcagatttgcagatctgtcaattaaatcaactaatcgattagtcgatacaattgaacgagtgttagtcgactaagaatttcttcaatcgggCACATCCCTAGTTTCTATTATTAAATAGTAGTTATGtttcttattatttttcttGTAACTGATTAATATGTGATCTCAATCCTTGCACAGATGGCGTCTGCAAATGCCACATACGGACAGAAGGAGTCCTCGGACCAGAACTTTGATTACATGTTTAAAATCCTCATCATTGGCAACAGCAGCGTAGGAAAGACTTCCTTCCTCTTCCGCTATGCAGACGACTCCTTCACGCCAGCCTTTGTCAGCACAGTGGGCATCGACTTCAAGGTGAAGACCATCTACAGGAACGACAAGAGGATAAAGCTGCAGATATGGGTGAGGAAGTGAACACACTGCTTTgctttttgctgcctttttgctTTATCGGTGTTCTGCATTCATTGCCGCTTCTGTGCTGTCTAGACTCAGGTACCACCGAAGAAGTAAGGGATGTAACAGGTGGAGAAGTCTATGGCCACACTTTattttgcattacatttttactAAAGATGTCGCAATCAACTTTTTTATCTGATGCAGAGTCCAATCTCATATTTATATTTCCCTCCATAATACAGTGACTCAGCGCTCACTCAGCCTAAAATTGGCTTACAGTaggattagaaaaaaaatggttaaagtgcccatattatgaaaaaaaacccCCACTTTTTCTAggatttattttgtgtctctggtgcttccacatgaaatacaattcagtttacaATGACAGAAAACGCTGAAAAGCCGCAAAACCTCACATTAGGGAAGTTGCGTCCAGAtagtttttgacatttttgcttgaaaagtgCCTTCAATTCAATGAGCTTTATCTGTTAGGAACTTAATTTGTGAAGGACATCATTGCGTGTATAATTTATATACCtaacacaacaacacatttcACACAGTTTACAGTTTGCGTGTACAGTTCACATACTCAGCCGCTAGGGACATTCATTtgaatatgaatcgatttttttgcacacccctatcactcacacaacacaataatataccacacaacatcacataccAGCAGTCAAGCAGAGGGTTAAAAACTTGCAAAGCACAATACATGAGGAATAggcaataaaaacattaaaaaaattataaatgaataaatagatCGAAATAAATAGAGCTATTCATGAGTCTGATAGATGTAGGCACGAAACTCGACACGGCTCTCcttaaacaattaatcaacaaacaaaaaatgttgcaGATTTATTCACAGTCAATCCACCAATCAATGAATCAACTAATTATTTCAGCTCTACAGTAAGTTTAATTTAACAAGCatgcaaaaataaagaaatatagaTTTGATTCATCAGAATCAATCTACCTGTTTTTCATGCGTCGCCATCACATCTGTGACTGAAGCGGTCTCTATTACCATGCATCTCTAATGATCACCAGCTGGCCTCTGCAGCCCCCTGAATCACGTCATCTGCTGTGTAATGGCAATACCCTTGAAGTGTACTTAACATGAGCCATAAAGTCTGCACCTGGGACCAATTGCTTATTACACGGGACACCAGAGGAGTACTTAATGCTCACTGGCGTTTGGCTTCATGTTAAACCTCGGCGATTCATTTAATTTTATCATTTATaaatttatcgcaagtaatatccttatcgcaatattcaacgACATTATCGCATATTTTAATATCGTGCGGCCCTAATGGAAACCTTGTCATGTCCGTGAGGCCGTGggtgtgcaaatgttttttcatCCTAATGTTGAACATACCCAGATTTGACAGTGATATACTCAAAAATAGTTCTCAACGaaaagtgtctgtgtttgtgtgtatttgtgtaggACACTGCTGGCCAGGAGCGCTACAGGACGATCACCACAGCTTACTACAGGGGGGCCATGGGCTTCATCCTCATGTATGACATCACCAACGAGGAGTCCTTCAACGCCGTTCAGGACTGGTGAGGGAGCACTCGAGTATGCACGTCTGTGTATGAAGGtggtagagtttagattctctgcccgagcccgaacTTGGGCCGATATTTCCCGCCACTATCCTTGGACCGgcccgggcccttgatcaagcatttgtgggggggggcatttctgcctttattcgataggaaagctgagatatgaaaggggagatgcgggggggggagggggggacatgcaggaaaaaaaacggcacaggtcggattcgaaccctggaccttctgcgtcgaggaataaacctctgcaaatgtgcgcccgctctaccaactgagccaaccggCCACAAATTATATGTATTTTTAGGCCTAAGTAACAAATGTGTACAAAGTTGCACAAGTTAGGCTACAAAGTTGCAAAATGCCACACGTGCCATGCGCATCTCACTGGGCCTgttgggctgtatggtggagcttaagtgcaacatggagcttgaagatgtaaagaaaaaaagaaaaacaggagaattaACTTAGAGGAAAGttggaggtatggaaccattttaaacaagtcgtgggcagtgacaacatatgtgtcggctttgtcgagtgcattaagtgcggcacaTCGCCTATGCCAGCAGATAAAACTGGGACTTGGACGATGAACAGACACGTGAAGCAGGCTTgccatggcagaaaagatgatagtcagccttcaacgtccacttttgttacttctccaagcataccccttctaaacagatttctgcagttcaaacagcTCGGAATTGTAGTAGAGAACGTACGTTATAATGGGCCACGTGTTAAGAAATTGTTTAAATCGCGCTCGGTGCgtgacacacacagaacgtcgaaggtgtgttgtttttgactctcGGCATGTAGCTGTTGACACAGCCAGAAAACAAAtttagtttcaaaagaagctggaggcagcaaaaaaacccaccgctggctaaactatttaaaaatgtgttcaggacaccccagtctgtcgctagcaatgatgacgcagtgattagtgacgattctctccgaccaatcagtagtctgcaggttttcacgccaccttttggtatcgcctcagcttgcttggaacctcgacgaaggtgatactaaaaaaggtacctgttggcaggtaccagggacttttttttcataatggaaaacccaaaaaaggcgagtagagtcgagcaggtaccatgtaatggaaaaacgtcAATACTGTAGTGGATGGGGCAACCGCGCGAGTAGTTAGTAGAATCGGACACTTTTCAAACAAGTCCTGCGTTTCATCCAGTTATGTAGCATTTGTTTGCAAGTGAAAAGACCGATGAAGGGCCGTCTGCACCCGACGCAGCGtggcgcaaagcccgacgcaagtgtctttgctagtttaagaccgacgcagttgtcagtttcccgccCAGCGCATTTTGGCGCCCATGGGTgtactggtcttacagggaggtgtgttcaggtgcattcttggcgtattgctatcctgaggcagcgggaagtgatcgcaccattaaccaacaaaaacctggtctgaagtcaataacgcagcaacaatttcattgttattttaacagcgaattagtaaaatgcacctaggcttatgcacagcacgcgcacactatgcgtgttacacacacagggacgcgcagcagcacacaaacctGCAAAAGattgcaaataaaaatattacggtgcaaatccgccatcttaatagcaatgcgccaaggtctaaacgcgcctggcttttaaaggggatgggagatgacactgattggtttattgcacgttacgcccaaaacgCACCTACgcattaatgaagacactaagtacaaccctttagaactaTGCACGGACCCTGTTTTCCACCGTCAAATGGTGGAATGATGGATTTGGACaagccctaaacgcacctgcgccaggtgcttcacgccgtgcgttaaaatagggcccgaaAGCACTAATGATGATTAACTCATCATTTGGGTTTGTCAGACTGCACGTTTGCACAACAACTGGAAGTAATATTCTTGCTCTGACTCTTACTTCAAAAAGTAACTAAgcagaaaagatttttttaacatCAGATATTAACATTCACCTTTCTTATCTTATCCAAATGAGTGGTTTGGATCATTATGGTAAACTTGACTTGTTAGAAACCCATCTGGCAGCCTGTGTTATGTTACCATGTACTCTTGTGAAGCTATTACTAGTAGGGCTTGGTATCACTCAGAAATATtcaataccaataccaataccgtgacttcgataGTGGTTCATAATCGATCCTTTTTTGAACACCAattttatgaaaacaaaaagaaattacaacattacacattacagcacaaatctttTGATCTAGTTTCCTCTAggatgtgtaacgttagacagccaatcccAAACAtgattagatcttggtagaagcatgctgcgtgcttattggctcactgacgctgatgatgTTTACTCCTCAGATATTAAATGACGAGGCATTTGCCAATATGCGATACTtcagaggcaattcggtcggtgcctaaaaagtatcgaatttggtacagagccctAATTAATAGTTAAAGAcgattttgtctttttttttttttttttttttttttcaaattggcAAAATGCAAATTAAGCATTTGGGCTAGGTCTGTGGTACATTATAAAAACTGCTTTAGCATCCAAGAAATTGAAGATGCTAGTGAAATTCAGTCAGGCGATCTCGCTGAACACTCGTACTGTATCTCCTAACAGGTCGACCCAGATCAAGACGTACTCATGGGACAATGCCCAGGTCCTCCTGGTGGGGAACAAGTGTGACATGGAGGATGAGCGGGTGGTGGCCTCAGACAGGGGCCAGCAGCTGTCAGAACAGCTGGGTAAGTCAGAGGAAAGACTAGATGTCTTTCCACTATTCTCTTCTCCTGGGAGCATTAACGAAAATGATATATAATCAAGACTCATTAAGTTCTTCCAAAGAGGGGGCGCTGATGTGTAGATGATGCATTTCACATTAGTATTATTTACAATGTTTTGGTTACGTTTGGACCGTGGGATTCAGCTCTGTTCATTTTAGaggttgtagttttttttttttttttttttaaatgaatctcCTGTTCATTATCTCTTTTAATGCCCTTTTCTGTAGTTGGCACACTGATTAGACTTGCAACAATGCATAATTTCTCAATGTTTAAAAGGCCGCAATGCCAATGAGCCATACTAACACGAGTCTTAAACTATCAACATGTTttagtt
It encodes the following:
- the LOC114564974 gene encoding ras-related protein Rab-3A, yielding MASANATYGQKESSDQNFDYMFKILIIGNSSVGKTSFLFRYADDSFTPAFVSTVGIDFKVKTIYRNDKRIKLQIWDTAGQERYRTITTAYYRGAMGFILMYDITNEESFNAVQDWSTQIKTYSWDNAQVLLVGNKCDMEDERVVASDRGQQLSEQLGFEHFEASAKDNINVKQTFERLVDIICERMSESLDNNDPAVTGNKQGPQLTEQPQRSHQDCAC